AGAGACTTCATATCGGCAACTTCCTTTTGCTTGTCTTTAACAACTTGGTGAATGTCATCAAAAAACATGGGGTCAAGCTGCGACTCTGTAATAGCGCTAACTTCATCATTTATAGATTCATTGtaagatttattattaatttgctTATATTTAAGAAGGTTTTTTCTATATAAGCTAGTAAGTTGTGTAACACTTAATTCTTCAGAAAAGTTTGGGATTATTTTTTCCCTATTTTCAAGTAGTTTGAATTCATCTTCTACTGGCTTGTTAACACACGAAGTTTGATAATTAAGATTAATAAGCATCATGAAATAAAGCTGGGTTTTTAGATACCTAAAATTAGTGAGATAGGGCCTTATCTTTAGTGCGAGCGATACGATTCTGTTTCTCATCCTTAGATGCATTGCTAATACTTCCGATAGACGCGAACGATTTGAACTTATAATAGAGTTGGATTCATAATCTCTCATCTTTGAAACTTGAGCCCCAATCCTAGAATGTGAGataaaatcttcaattcCATGGATTGCCGATGGGATTTCTAAAAATTGCTCATTCTTTGCCATTGAAATAGcaaaattaatcaattcaACTGCATCATCTGGAAGGACacaattttcaatatatttatggCACATCAAAACAGAAACCCGAATTACgtcattattaataaatattccagTAGAAAGTTCAAGTTGGTACCTTAATCCAGAAATGAATACCTCAGAAACTATTCCATTCAATTCTTTCATCTCAATTGTGTAAAATATTGACTTAACCTCAATTTCCTTTTCAGCCAATATCTTATAATTCTCATTAGACAACGTAGCAATCACTTTCAAAGTTCCACGAACAATATAATGTTTCATAATATCGTATAATCTCTTAGAACCAGTGGAAGTTTCGAAACTAGAAAACAAATTATCTGTAAAAACAATAATCTTACCATCATATGCTCCCATAAGCTCATcgaatttaatttttatctGCTCTGTCAagcttttttttgtatttttacAGCTTTCCAGTAATGATTCAAGGTGAATACTAATTATTCTATAGCCTCTAAGATCAATAGAAGAATTACCACTAATTATTCTATAAGCCAAATACTCTACCAAAGTAcgttttaataattttgactCACTTACTATAATCGCGGAAGATAAGCCACTTCTAGAAAGAGATATTTCAAGTAGATGAAATTCATCCATAAAGTCAACGGCCTTTGTAActccattttcaattacaagttcattaatatcaacaaaccattttttattcaatttgtTAGTATAACCATTAACGGAGTAGTTATTAAACCACGAAATACTATTAATTCGACCATCTGTTGACGGAACAAAGAAtgttttgtattttttcaGAGCTTCGTtcataaatttaaaatagtCAATTCCATACTTTCTGAAGACTACCTGGATGTTGCTTCTAAGAACTGAAGCATTACATTCGCTATGTGTGAAACCTTTGGTAATTATGGATTCAAGATTAGAATATTTAGAATCTTGAATTTTAATATCTGTTTCGTTTATCCCATAGCTTATGCTACGTTTTATTAATCTTTCTTCCCAGTTATTCGGAAGATGTTCAATATCATCTCTTAACAAAACCATAAAAATAAACCCTGGAGAAAGTAAATTCGATGATAATCCTTGATTatataaatcattaatCATTATTGcagataaatatattgcatataataaattgagagagattgatttattacttttactTGATCCTGAATATGTAATTTTTccataaattctttttagGTTGCTGTGTACTTTGTTGATATTTGTACCTAACATTTCAATTATTGTTTGTTTAACTAGCTTATAACTAAATACTGCTCTTGGttgatttgaattaatttcataaGTGATCTCACCAATTACAGGTTGAGATGAATATGTTGTCTTACCACCTAAGTTTTGAATTTCGTAATCCATAATTTTGTTTGTCCTTATCAGCTCCTCCATTCCCCAAATCGATGAATGTATTCTTGTCTTTATTAACGAAAGTGTTTCCTTGCCAGAGTTTATCATCCTATTTGGTCCATTatcattatattttaataaatatgaaagaTATTCTGTAAAATTCCTAAGCCTATTTATATCATGAGTAATACTTGTGTCAAACTTTTCTTTCGAAATGAATGCCAATATATAATCTAGTGTAGTTACTGTATTATATTTGCTagtttcaataattttctgTAAAAAGTCAATTAATTCCAGAGAGGGCAAAACACGGCTGCCGTTTCCATCTAAAGCCAATTTaacaatttcaaaaatcaGCTCTTCGATATCGACGTCATTTTTAGAAAGTTTTCCTTTTTGAAATTCTACGAAGGATTGTTTAATAACCCCAGTTAATTTGCTCTCTAAATGTGCATTCAAAGATTCtctatttgaatcaaatgaTGAACGTGTTTCTAATTCACTTTGATCAATGCTGGCATAATGATCTTCATTACTCTGATTTCCACTCAAAAATTCACTTATAGAGTATTCATCTCTTAATTGGTCAACGCTATTGGTACTTTCCGAGACGACTACATGtaccaaaaaaaaagttgcaaggttaaaaaataatattaatagaaaacaCTTGgtgaaattaaatttgggAGTATTCATGGctttataaattttaaaatcctaataatagaaaagtGGTCTGGCTAACATGTAAATCCCTCAAGTTTTTTATATTGGCGGGATGAATCATATTGTGGAAATTTACGGATACTCGTGATCAATGAAAGAATGTTACAACAactttaaaagaaatatttactaCTATATATTTCCTTTAAGTTTGTTACTTCCCTTAATTATATTCCATTTcttataataatcaaatctCGCCTTTATGAGAAATCTAAGATTTCAAATAGTTATTTGGCAAGCTTGATAGTAGGAATTTAAATTgtataaagaaaatatgattTATCCATTTAGTTTCTAACATCGATTTTCTCATTTTGccaataaattttaatttttactCTCTTCTGTTATTTATTAGTTCTCATTCGAACTTACTTCTCAAATATTCGTACCGCTTCATGAAAATCTAATCTTGctcaatataataatacagAATTGGAAATTATTCGTCTAActgaattgaataaattgttGAATAATAGGTGTTTTCCTCGCATAAGCAAACACCTTAATATTTGTAGCATCATAAGGGGAATAATCTATACCAGATTAAACGTTAAGCCGCAAATTTCTTTTGTGATGATAAGTGAGAGAGAGAAGCTCTCAAGAATAGATGGAAAAGACTTATTGTGTAACGAAAGTGCTAAAGTACCGGTATCTTCAGCAAATAGTGACAAACAGAAGTCTTGGAGTATGAAATTTGGGATTTACAGCAAGAAGACAATTAGCGATGCCCAAAGCAACTATTTGAATCAAGATTTGGATAGTGCAATGGAATCCAATAATAAGCCAAGAAATTGTAATACAAGTTCTGATTTAAATActccaaataataatggaaattattctttctgGCCAAATTCTTTTGAGGATATCCAGAAAGGAGGTTCAGCAGTGTTTAATAGGTTGGCGTCAAGGATAGAAGAAGGAATTCAAGACTTACAGTCACAAATTAGGCCAGATTTCCCTAAACTTCCTGATAGTTTAGAGGGAAAAATTCCACTGGGATTTTCATTTAGTGTAAGCGCTATGTTAATTCCCTATCATCTTGGGGTTATACTAGAGCTGCAAGAACAGGGATACATTACAGAATCAACGCCATTATCTGGAGCATCTGGTGGCTCAATAGCTGCAATTTGTTGTGCTCTGGATATAAGTATGTATGAAGCAATGGAAGCCTGCATTTCGCTCTATGAGGATTGCAGAAAGAATGGTACAGCTGGGAGACTGAATGAAGTACTTGAACGCGAGCTTAGGAAAAAGCTCCCTGATAATGTAATTGAACTCTTGAATAATAGATCGGAAAAAGGAGGGCAAAtcataatttcttttacGCAACTCCTTCCTGTTCCTAAGGCTCATTTTGTCTCCGATTTTAATTCTAAGGATGATTTAATAGAGTGCATTTTAGCAAGTTCAACAATTCCATTTCTTTCAGTCCCTTGGCCTACATTCAAATGTAGAGGAAAGCCATGTGTAGATGGATATTTTGCTGTAGGAAGAGGTGAATTGGGATGCCTTCCAACTAATGCTATTAGGACAGTAAAAGTCTGTCCTTTACCTTCAGCTGGGTCTTCTATGAAATCAAATAGATCTGATGTTATCTCACCCCACATTCAATCTTATGACTGGATACTATTTAGTCCTGATtctaataacaataatgaAGACTTCACAAGAACAAGAAAATGGATAAGAAGTCTTAGGCCAGCCGGAGTAAATCTAAAAGATTTCGAGCAAAGCTTAGTAGACAGTATGAACACCaaagaaagtaaaataaACGGtataaaagaagaaagttTCGAACTGAGAGAAACATTCAACTCATGctatataaataataaccCAAATTTTAACGCTCCTCCACTTATGAAGTATTCCAACAATGAGCTTTTGCGCATTGCAGTAGATCCTCCGTCATCTCAAGTAGCATGGGAACTATTTTACATTGGTAGAGGTGATGCATTGAGATGGATAATGATGGATAGAATTAGGGAAAGTTCGTATAAGCTTATGGAACCTACATACAATTAGAACATTGAAGTGGCAATAttgatataattaaattgtaCTTTCtctaatgaatattttctaaaCAAATACTACTTACatgtttttattttttcaatatttaactttaaattttcaaggTCTGACATAAACTGTtgtttaaattcaatatcttGAATGTGTTTATTACCATACTTCTCAAACATTTCAAAACATTCTATTGCGCCGCTTACATCTTCAGAAACAAGACTGCACCAAGACAGCAAATACCAAATTTGCcaatcttcttcatcttcttttaaCAATGTGCTCAGAACTAGCTCTGCCAACTCAGtttcatttaaatcaatCAGTGTTCTAGAGAGGTTCAATCTTACAGAGTACTCAGGTAAAATTATGtctttatttcttaattcaTCAGCAAAATCATTGAATTCAACAGAAAGATTATACTTGTTTGCTAATATatactttattttgaaaacaTACTTTTTACACTCTTCAAAATCATCGATTGTCTTAAAATAGGCCAATTTGCAACATAAAGTTTCGAAGTGCTCGTCATCAATTTCGGACGCCTTTGCTAAATTCTCTTTTACTTGGCTTTCTGCTTCATCACTATAACATAAATCAGTCATGAATAATTCTGAAATAGCGCAATAAGCACTACAAAGCTGATTTTTCATTAAGTCAAGCCTCTCAATACAAGACTTGTCATTCCCCTTTTTCTCTACTATTTTTATACTTTCCTGGAGTACTTCTATGCCATTGTTCCAATAAGAAAGAGACTCTTCTCCATCTAAAATCTGAGCAAGGCTAAAATACTTAACATAGTCGTCATATGGATTAACTTTTATACTCTTCTCTAATAATTCCCTGGCACTTTCAAAATTACCGATTGAGCACATAAATTCGCCATATGCAGAAAGAACATTGCTGTTTAATGGGTCCAATTTGATAGCCTGAGTAAAAAGAGCATTGGCATTTTCGTATTCTGGAGGAAATTTATTGACAAGTGCCTGGGCCTTCgataataattccaatGTCTTCATTATGAAAGCAAATagaattataatttaattagtCAGgtttaacaaaaaaaaatgaaggCCGCCTAAAATCGACTTAGTAGATAATGACTATAAATGTTTACAATATTATTCTATTGTAAAATAATTGGCTTTTCCCAAAGAAACTCTTCTTCTGATCGTCCAAAATGTCCGCCACTTGATgtctttttaaaaataggAGATTTAAGGTTTAGCTGCTTAATTAGAATTCCTGGCCTAAAATCAAATACCTTATTAACTATCTCCAGTAGTTTTGCGTCATTATACCCATCTTTCGCTGTGCCaaatgtattaatataCAGTGACAAAGGCCTTGCTATTCCAATTCCATACGAAACCTGTACCAAACATCTGCTACACAAGCCGGAAAAGACGATTGACTTTGCAACAAGCCTTGCCATATATGCACCTGATCTATCTACTTTAGTTGCATCTTTCCCGCTAAATGCACCACCCCCATGAGCACCCCATCCTCCGTATGTATCTACAATTATCTTGCGCCCTGTTAATCCAGCATCTGCTGCTGGCCCACCAATTGTAAACCTGCCAGATggattaattaatattctaGTTTCTTTGTCCATCAAATCTGAAGGGCATacttttttaattacatTCTCCAGTACAAATTCTCTAATTTCCTCGTTTTCTATGTTTTCATCATGCTGAACCGAAACTAAAATAGTGTGAATTCTTTTTGGAATGAGCACGCCATGTTTGCAGTTATATTCTACTGTCACTTGCGCCTTTCCATCAGGGCGCAGCCAACCCACCCGAGAAGATACTCCTTTCACTCTGATATAATCCAGCTCTCTTGTAATAGATGTAGCTAATACGTGCGTCAGAGGCATGAGTTCTTTTGTTTCATTCGTAGCATAACCAAACATCATTCCTTGGTCACCCGCTCCAATATCTTCTACATTTTTATCTACATGTACACACCCAGCAATTTGATTACTTTGTTGTTCTAGCTTAATAATCACATCCATAGTTTTGTAATCTAACCCTTTTTCTTCAGAGTCATATCCTATTTCTTTCACTGTTTCTCTTACAACTCTTTCGTAATTTACATTAGCCTTTGTAGTTATTTCACCAAAAACCATAATGAACCCTGTTTTTGTGCATGTTTCACATGCTACAAAGCTTTCTGGATCTTGTTCCAAGCACGCATCAAGGATTGCATCCGAAATCTGATCACATAATTTATCTGGGTGGCCACTACAAACAGACtctgaagaaaataaaaattgttCAGAAGTAGTCTGTAAGTCAGTGTAAGTGGATTTATTTCCACTAAACCTCGAAGAATCCATAACTatttaatacaataaaaatttagcaaatatattattatttacgAATCTGCacaagaaataatttatcttttcgagtattaagaaaataataccGCGtatacaaaaattatttgcaGCCGTTCAATAATACAAACTAGTTATTCAGAATAATCGTCTATTGACTCATCAGAAGAGCTGGCTAAATTAATTGTGTTGTTATTGCTATAGTTTGAATTTCTAGATTCAAAGCAGTTGTTTATTGTTGGATTACTTTGGAGATTTTCTACATCAAATGTTTCTAAAATACTTACTAATTGTTCATCGCTTAAATATTCGCAATAAGATGTATTAAAACTACTATCATAGTGATATAACTTTGAGCCATTCTCCAAACCTACGCCTGCGCTGTTTATCGAGTTTATTTGTGGTATAGGAATATACTTGCTGTATTTATTCCAATTTactataaaattaattagttcattatttatagtATTATTCTGAGAAAAGCTATTATGTTTTACTGCAAAAAAGCAACTCAAATATGGAAATACTTCCGTAAATATGGTGTTGCTGAAAAACAAATTCATGTAATTATCTCTTGCCGTAAAAAAAGGCAAGCATTTTCCTATTAAGATTTTATAATCTTCTTTCAAGTGCTCTAAATTGGAAATGAATGATTTTAAAGCAGGTTTCTTTGGATGCCATTTAAATGTAGCTTTCTTTGGTTTTTCGACTAAATTGCtaatttttaatcttttattttgtaAATCTTCCTGTTTCTTCCAAAGCGAAAAGttattctttgaaaatCCTACTTTTAAATCGCTTTGTATTTGACAATCTGGTGAGCATGGATTTAATGGCtttgaattgaaaaataatatggTTCTCGCAATGCAAGATGCTGAAATTGACGAGAAGAAGTTTTCGGAATTTAAGTCACTAGTATAAACATCTGACCAAGTAAAAATATCGGAGCACATAATGATATCAGCGCAGTTACCAATAAATGGAATGTAATTCTCCTGAagcaataaaattaatgagCTATCCTCTAATCCTGAATAAAGCAATAGCTCTTCTATGTCAAATGTTAGCTTTCCTTTTAAGAAATCTTGTTGAgtaatatgaatatttaaaaaatgcTCATTTATGTCTTTAAAGCCTTCACAATAATACGCACAATGCAAATTAttctcattattaatatattctacTAATCCAGCTCTATTATTCCAGGCATTCAAAAATTCTGAATCAATTTTTGTACGTTTTGTACATGCGTTTTGTAGGGATTCTAGTCTAAGTTTGTTTGTGTTTTCTTCACGCTTGTTATACAATATTTTCCCTATTGTTCTAAATATATTGTACACAGGTTCTTTACCAAAATTACTAAGAGTTGAATTCGGAGTTTGGTAAGGCTTGTCACGATAATTCAGGTGATTACTGCGTTTTTTCCCAGATAAGAAAAATTCTGTATTGGCTGTCAAGTCCCTTAAGTTATTTTTCACAAAAATATCTTGGTTTCCTTCAAAGTAGAATTGAAGCTGTGAAATTGCATGAAATAAGTCACCATTAGAAGTTTGAAcaatttcttctattaaatTACCTTCACCCACTCCAAcgaatatttttttaatgtttAAAATATGCTTCAACCTAGATTTTACTACAGTTGATGGAAATGGATTTACCCTTACAATCTTGATTTGCTTAGCAAGCTTTTTGTCTGTAGAATTTTCAGTATAAATATCAAGCTCTCCAGGGAGTATTGATTTCAAGAATTGCCTACTATTTCTATCCTCGCCTGCTATAAATACAATTGGTATGATAGAAGAGTcattaagaataatttttgataaaaaatGTCTTATTTCAATCAATACTTGTGTATTATGTTGTAATAATGTAAATGGAAGATCCTTAATTAGCACTAAAACcttttcattcaaatttgacttagaaaaaaatacagaattaaaaataaaacgATAAAAGCTTGCTCCAAGTCCTTCATTAATTATCGTTGGAGGGTCCCATTCGAggattttaatattattattacataGGCAACGCAAAATTGTTGTTTTCCCTGCACCATTAGGACCGAAAAtgatcaaaatatttttttttgaacCATTAATTGAGTTAGCTGatataaatgaattttctaAAAAACTTTTTACCTCTATTATTTTGTGTTTGTTCACTAACAGCTCCTGTGCCGTTTTTGgttcaaatttattagcCCAAAGAGACATGAAAATTTATATGATCACCATGTGCAATTTAAAAACAACTTATGTACCAAAGTTTCAATACTCAAAGTTCTTGAAGAGGGCAATTGCATAATGAACTTTTTGCGAGAATACTTGTATTGATGGCGCCttcaattcaatttttaagCCGGTAGAGGTTTTACATGCAAATAACCAATTTGgcttaattaattttagttAATGCAAAATTACAACtttcaacaaaaaatagAATCATCATTTGAGCCAAGCAGTATTAGTGTAGATCATTCgtatttataaattattgtttttttaaacGCGAAAAGAGTTAAAGATGTGTGAAATCAGAACACACTGAAATAATCAGTCAATAACAGCTCTGTTcggaaaaaaaaatggttGTCTAATGAATTTCTAATGTCAATTGTTCAGATTAGCTGAGGGCCaattcaaacaaatttGACTAACATTTCTAATTATAATTTgcaataaatcaattaaattaatgcggcttaatatttttaaatcagACTTCGAGATTTGTAATTCTTACTGTCCTCACTAAATGGAACTTAGAAATTTAACtatacaaaaatatatttcataATACTTTTGAGCATTCATTACGGTTTAagtttctttttctctACAGGCTTTAAAATCTGGAAAGAACACATTAACGTTTCATCAACAGACATCATTGCACCTGCATTATCAAATTCTCCACAGTAATTAGGGGCAGAAAAAAGGGTGACCAACTGTCGTTTGGCAAAAAATTCATATCCATCCTCTACCACTTGATGGGCTCTGCAGATAAGATCCATATCATGATCTCTCAGAAATTTCTCAACCACATCGTGACCAAATGTGAATGATACACCCCTATCATTTTCTCCCCATCCTCTTACATCCTTTTCAGGATCAGACCACAACAGATCGCAAAGCAAGCCCGTGTCTGGAACATCTGTAGGCCTTTCAATCTTTCTTATTTGATCCAATTTATGTAATTCAGGAGAAAGTCCGCCATGCATACAAAGAATCTTCTCATCAATTATGGCAGCAACGGGTAAGCAATTAAAACAATCTGTAAAAGTCTTCCAAAGCTTTACATTATACCTTCTTTTACATTCATCGTAGAATCCATAAATTCGATTGATAGATGCACACTCATGATTTCCTCtcaataagaaaaaattctccggatattttattttgtatGCAAACAAAAGGCATATAGTTTCCAAGCTCTGTTTACCTCTATCTACATAATCTCCaagaaacaaataattagtGTCTGGTGGGAAACCACCGTACTCAAAAAGTCTAAGTAAGTCATAGTATTGTCCATGTATGTCTCCACATATTTTAATAGGTGCATCTAATTCAAGTAAAGTAGGTTGGCTCATAAATATCTCACGAGATTTAATACATATTCCGCGTATCTCTTTCTCTGTAAGTTGAACTGGCTTCCCCGGACGAGAACCACGCACCTCTAATAGCTTGGCTATTATTGAGTCTACGtcaatatcattattagaaCCATTCGCAGTTCCTGATATTGTAGTAGATGAAGGTTGTGGTGtcattcaaaaaattagtTAAAAACCTTTATTATACtataattgaatataaatcaGTTTGGCAGCGAAGTTAGCATAAATGCATATATCTGTATTGCAAATATatacataaatatatatatatatatatatatatatttatgtatatatataagtTAGTAATTTCTCTTTACAAGCATTTAATGCCGGTTTTTTCTCCAAAATaaacttttaattaattattctcAATTATCTACTTGTTTAATATAccaaaaaaatgaataattggTAAGaagcaaataaaaaatttcagTCTATAAATCTTAATtcaatcaatattattagctGAAGAATTTGGAAATGTTTGTAATTATTCGTCGAAATTAACTATTAACCAATAATGCCGGGTTAAGTTGGCAATTAATGTATAATATTCTCTTGCTacattattttattaataatattcaacCGCTTTATACGCGTGTTAAGAGATATTACAGGCGCGcgctaaaaaaaaaatattaattactcAGATTTTCTGGTACGTAAGCGGATTAATCTATTGTACAGAATTCTAGTACTTACTACAATAACaaagatttgaaaattaatgaaaatgacCCGAGCTAACTATAATTTGTCGTTTGCAAACCCATAtgtttaatatatatgGTATTATATACCTCATTTTCGTTAAAGACTATTTgtatgaattaaaattagcttgtaaataatcaaaattaattataatctAGTTTAAATTGTCTAAACCAATTCTACCATGTTCATGGCATTCTTATTTCGTAATTTCCATTCTGCGTTATGTATCTCACCCATGGAAGAGCTTGATATCCGCTCTTCTCTGTGATTTTCAAGTATCTTATAGTAAGACCTGAAATTGTGAAATACGGAATTTCGAAGCCAACTGTTACTGGACGTTTGCTTGTATTTGTCTCATTGATGATGGATGGAATATCGAAAATTGCGGTCATTGTAAATTCCTTCTGCCCAGAGAATGTCTTAATATTCCATACTATTAAATCACGCTCAGGAGAATATTTGACTGTACCCATTGATGTTTTAAAAGTAGGTATTATAACATCACTCGGAACTGGGATTTGAATTTCTGTATTCTTTGCAACACTTCTTGCTTTATATTGGCCTTTAACTTTGATAACATACTTTATACGAGTAGCACtgatattttcaatatttacatCAACCTTAAATAGTGGCTTTAAATTAGATGATGGAGTTAATCTGTAGCtcattaattcaaattgtCCATCGGGAGGGATAAAAGAAATCGTCCTATCGCTCTCAAATCTCGCAAGTCTTACGCATTGATGAAACTTGATATCCTCTATCTCAactgatttatttttcaatatggAGTTTCTATTTGAACTAGAGGCTGAATTACGATTAGCATTGCTAGTAGAAATGGAAGCATCGCCGAGTCTATCATTTAATCCGAGCTTAAGTTCTGGCATACCAGAAAGGTAGCTTTTCATTGTTAATGTTCCAACAATCTCACTATTTATTACATCCCCACTAGAACCAATTATCATATTTACTTTCTCAATTACATCtagaaatatttcattctttttatgTTTTATTCCTTCTGGTCTCCAAGAAATTACATTCGATAATGCAGAAGGTGGCTTTATAGATGAAGAGCTATTTCTACTTTGCACCAATACGGATGCTGCTGAAAGTTCATGTGcttcattttttatatattcaCGCAAAACTTTGACTTCTGTTATCTGAGGAAAGCCGTTGTCCATTATCTCATCCAATAATTCATATATTACTACGAAGTTATCTCTTATACTTTCTTCCTCCAAAACCTTGAAATaatcttttaaaatttcaattaacTTATATAGAAACGTTATCATCATGATTgcatttgaattttttctCGAAAGTAATACCAAATACAAGTTGTTGTATTTAATCCAACAATATGTAATCATTTTTGAAGAGAAAATTGGTTTAATGCAAGATTCTTCCTGTTCTATAACATGTTGTTGAAAAGCATCTAAAACTCCACTTTCTGAAATATCGCCTTTATAGTTCCTTCCTATTATTGGCTTCCCATTTATatctaaaataaaaattgcTGAAACTCCACACATTACAAAACCGATGTGAATAtcagaaataaaaataatttattaaataatcaataataaaatgtataataataaatatattgagTCAATGAATTGTTATATGATAAGAAtcttatttctttaatcttttaacaatttaatattgcTCTAACAAAAGGTAAGAAAATAGGTGGGGAGcaaaaaaagtatttaaaaaaatttttaaatataaagattTGACTAAACATTACTTAggttttaaaatttaaaaaaattatcttATTATGGACTTTTTTTATAGGAAttgtataaatattattaactactagtaaaataattatctttttattaaagcaCTCTTCAATGCTTACAACGATTTTTAAGTCAATCTATCCCTAAGTACAATGattcaatttaatatttaaaaggAATATATGGTTTGGAAAAAAACCCTTTAACTTAGATCCTTCTGTTAAATCCAGTCcttaaataatagaaataatattcaagtgagaaa
This Cryptosporidium parvum Iowa II chromosome 7, whole genome shotgun sequence DNA region includes the following protein-coding sequences:
- a CDS encoding ClpB ATpase (bacterial), signal peptide — encoded protein: MNTPKFNFTKCFLLILFFNLATFFLVHVVVSESTNSVDQLRDEYSISEFLSGNQSNEDHYASIDQSELETRSSFDSNRESLNAHLESKLTGVIKQSFVEFQKGKLSKNDVDIEELIFEIVKLALDGNGSRVLPSLELIDFLQKIIETSKYNTVTTLDYILAFISKEKFDTSITHDINRLRNFTEYLSYLLKYNDNGPNRMINSGKETLSLIKTRIHSSIWGMEELIRTNKIMDYEIQNLGGKTTYSSQPVIGEITYEINSNQPRAVFSYKLVKQTIIEMLGTNINKVHSNLKRIYGKITYSGSSKSNKSISLNLLYAIYLSAIMINDLYNQGLSSNLLSPGFIFMVLLRDDIEHLPNNWEERLIKRSISYGINETDIKIQDSKYSNLESIITKGFTHSECNASVLRSNIQVVFRKYGIDYFKFMNEALKKYKTFFVPSTDGRINSISWFNNYSVNGYTNKLNKKWFVDINELVIENGVTKAVDFMDEFHLLEISLSRSGLSSAIIVSESKLLKRTLVEYLAYRIISGNSSIDLRGYRIISIHLESLLESCKNTKKSLTEQIKIKFDELMGAYDGKIIVFTDNLFSSFETSTGSKRLYDIMKHYIVRGTLKVIATLSNENYKILAEKEIEVKSIFYTIEMKELNGIVSEVFISGLRYQLELSTGIFINNDVIRVSVLMCHKYIENCVLPDDAVELINFAISMAKNEQFLEIPSAIHGIEDFISHSRIGAQVSKMRDYESNSIISSNRSRLSEVLAMHLRMRNRIVSLALKIRPYLTNFRYLKTQLYFMMLINLNYQTSCVNKPVEDEFKLLENREKIIPNFSEELSVTQLTSLYRKNLLKYKQINNKSYNESINDEVSAITESQLDPMFFDDIHQVVKDKQKEVADMKSLILEMAFNYNSLYSPLGMGEIDASHIAFIISERYGKSITKLLDEIEYRKLPERMKDRLSEILSKYVIGQKSAIDYVSFHLGVELLRDNKNNPRCLLFVGPSGSGKKTFALALQTALTESSVLFYDFSYDITMYSHFKILKSSDFADADAAKRLLGDNPKTGIISEELKQTGKTVFFFEHIENMHPDVIKLILDILHNKDNINHKIGNLGSSTFILTTKVGSEIILKNPDQIDRIKIRVDIIKKLRETFSSDLVRLIQNVVLFRPFTKEEALKILELNFSEFSVLIKKNYSTIFIQPSLLVLNKIVDKKYSPELGYKSVLDFFEKEVKEKVLQLIKKGILVPYTTFKITIRDISSVEDPNGFKIDFAIVKKSINSR
- a CDS encoding patatin like esterase, whose protein sequence is MISEREKLSRIDGKDLLCNESAKVPVSSANSDKQKSWSMKFGIYSKKTISDAQSNYLNQDLDSAMESNNKPRNCNTSSDLNTPNNNGNYSFWPNSFEDIQKGGSAVFNRLASRIEEGIQDLQSQIRPDFPKLPDSLEGKIPLGFSFSVSAMLIPYHLGVILELQEQGYITESTPLSGASGGSIAAICCALDISMYEAMEACISLYEDCRKNGTAGRLNEVLERELRKKLPDNVIELLNNRSEKGGQIIISFTQLLPVPKAHFVSDFNSKDDLIECILASSTIPFLSVPWPTFKCRGKPCVDGYFAVGRGELGCLPTNAIRTVKVCPLPSAGSSMKSNRSDVISPHIQSYDWILFSPDSNNNNEDFTRTRKWIRSLRPAGVNLKDFEQSLVDSMNTKESKINGIKEESFELRETFNSCYINNNPNFNAPPLMKYSNNELLRIAVDPPSSQVAWELFYIGRGDALRWIMMDRIRESSYKLMEPTYN
- a CDS encoding TPR repeat protein; translated protein: MKTLELLSKAQALVNKFPPEYENANALFTQAIKLDPLNSNVLSAYGEFMCSIGNFESARELLEKSIKVNPYDDYVKYFSLAQILDGEESLSYWNNGIEVLQESIKIVEKKGNDKSCIERLDLMKNQLCSAYCAISELFMTDLCYSDEAESQVKENLAKASEIDDEHFETLCCKLAYFKTIDDFEECKKYVFKIKYILANKYNLSVEFNDFADELRNKDIILPEYSVRLNLSRTLIDLNETELAELVLSTLLKEDEEDWQIWYLLSWCSLVSEDVSGAIECFEMFEKYGNKHIQDIEFKQQFMSDLENLKLNIEKIKTCK